One part of the Bradyrhizobium sp. CB1650 genome encodes these proteins:
- a CDS encoding O-antigen ligase family protein: protein MAAEPAVWSGPAGPRWQAWRDRTSLLRTADVLAVLIAVSLPWSTTAPSIFVGLWLLAVTPTIDWRDYAHSLTGPAFTLPFAFLLLALVGTLWSDGAWADRLHAIKPVAKLVLIPPLLYHFRRSERGIWVCVAFLVSCALLAVFSWIVLLNPTWKITATASAGVPVKNYIDQSQEFTLCTFALALPALRFWRARQVGATIACLALILLFVANMVFVASARTALFCIVVLLGLFAWRHLSRRATLFLLAGAVAASALAWTASPYLRQRVTDISVEYQHGHEDISRASTAQRLTYWRKSALAFTEAPLLGHGTGSIKRQFERTAAGRSGLDAEIVSNPHNQTLNVAVQWGLVGVALLYAMWFAHLRLFTGDGLAAWTGLVVVAQNIASSLLNSHLFDFHEGWMYVLGVGVAGGMALRANAERHDDGAP, encoded by the coding sequence ATGGCCGCTGAACCCGCGGTGTGGTCGGGCCCCGCCGGACCAAGGTGGCAAGCTTGGCGGGACCGGACATCGCTGCTTCGGACCGCTGACGTCCTCGCGGTCCTGATCGCGGTCTCATTGCCCTGGTCAACCACGGCGCCGTCGATCTTCGTCGGGCTCTGGCTGCTCGCGGTGACACCGACGATCGACTGGCGCGATTACGCGCACAGTCTCACCGGGCCCGCCTTCACCCTGCCCTTTGCGTTCCTGCTGCTCGCCCTCGTCGGCACGCTCTGGTCAGACGGCGCATGGGCGGACCGGCTGCATGCGATCAAGCCGGTGGCAAAACTCGTGCTGATCCCGCCGCTGCTCTATCACTTCAGGCGGTCGGAGCGCGGCATATGGGTCTGCGTCGCCTTTCTCGTCTCCTGCGCCCTGCTTGCGGTCTTCTCCTGGATCGTGCTGCTCAACCCCACCTGGAAGATCACCGCGACCGCATCGGCCGGCGTTCCCGTCAAGAACTACATCGACCAAAGCCAGGAGTTCACGCTGTGCACCTTTGCGCTCGCGTTGCCCGCGCTGAGATTTTGGCGGGCGCGGCAGGTCGGAGCGACGATCGCCTGCCTGGCGCTGATCCTGCTGTTCGTCGCCAACATGGTGTTCGTCGCGTCGGCGCGCACGGCGCTGTTCTGCATCGTGGTCCTGCTCGGGCTGTTCGCCTGGCGCCATCTGAGCCGCCGCGCGACGCTATTCCTGCTCGCGGGCGCCGTTGCCGCAAGCGCGCTAGCCTGGACAGCATCACCTTATCTGCGCCAACGCGTCACCGACATTTCAGTCGAATATCAGCACGGCCATGAGGACATCAGCCGCGCCTCAACCGCGCAGCGCCTGACCTATTGGCGTAAGTCAGCCCTCGCCTTCACCGAAGCGCCACTGCTCGGGCATGGCACAGGCTCGATCAAGCGGCAGTTCGAGCGCACCGCCGCAGGCCGGAGCGGCCTCGACGCCGAGATCGTCAGCAACCCGCACAACCAGACGCTCAATGTCGCCGTCCAGTGGGGCCTGGTTGGAGTCGCTCTGCTCTACGCGATGTGGTTCGCCCATCTCCGCCTGTTCACGGGCGACGGGCTCGCGGCCTGGACCGGCCTCGTCGTCGTCGCGCAGAACATCGCGAGCTCGCTTCTGAACTCGCATCTGTTCGATTTCCACGAGGGCTGGATGTATGTCCTCGGGGTCGGCGTTGCCGGCGGCATGGCGCTGCGCGCCAATGCCGAGCGCCACGATGACGGCGCGCCCTGA